The following coding sequences are from one Shewanella violacea DSS12 window:
- the fos gene encoding fosfomycin resistance glutathione transferase translates to MLNGLNHITMAVNDLDKSFAFYVDLLGMKPHARWNKGAYLSLGKLWFCLSCDEPIPNQDYTHIAFDISASNFPKLKSQLMSAGIKQWKQNKSEGDSLYILDPNGHKLELHVGNLAMRLEFLKANPYDGFHLY, encoded by the coding sequence GTGCTAAACGGACTAAATCACATCACAATGGCAGTAAATGATTTAGATAAATCCTTTGCCTTTTATGTGGATCTTCTTGGTATGAAACCTCACGCAAGATGGAACAAAGGTGCCTATCTATCATTAGGTAAACTTTGGTTTTGTTTATCTTGCGATGAACCTATACCCAACCAAGATTACACTCATATTGCCTTTGATATTTCAGCCTCAAACTTCCCCAAATTAAAATCACAATTGATGTCCGCTGGAATTAAGCAATGGAAACAGAATAAAAGTGAGGGTGACTCGCTCTATATTTTAGATCCTAACGGGCATAAATTGGAATTACACGTGGGTAATTTAGCCATGCGGCTTGAATTTTTAAAAGCAAACCCATACGATGGCTTTCACTTGTATTAA
- a CDS encoding VOC family protein encodes MTKNNQINYIEIPAKNIEATKTFFSDVFGWSFVDYGPDYSSFAAQGVDGGFFKSDLVVSTKNGSPLIVLYSNLLETTQDNIEKAGGKIVKPIFSFPGGRRFHFSDPNGNEFAVWSE; translated from the coding sequence ATGACTAAAAACAATCAAATAAATTATATTGAGATTCCAGCAAAGAATATTGAAGCTACAAAGACTTTCTTTAGTGACGTGTTCGGCTGGTCATTTGTGGACTATGGCCCAGATTATAGTAGTTTTGCTGCTCAAGGCGTTGATGGCGGTTTTTTTAAATCCGATTTAGTTGTTTCTACTAAAAATGGAAGTCCCCTAATAGTTCTGTATAGTAACTTACTTGAAACGACCCAAGATAATATTGAGAAAGCAGGTGGTAAGATAGTTAAACCTATATTTTCTTTTCCTGGTGGGAGAAGGTTTCACTTTAGTGATCCAAATGGCAATGAGTTCGCAGTTTGGTCGGAGTGA
- a CDS encoding TetR/AcrR family transcriptional regulator: protein MSKKRQLLIDTALDLFYMYGINSIGINEILKVSGVAKKTLYSHFESKDALILAALEQRHLIFIDWLEDKLQRANTDEDLVSRLFIALEAWIANTDPKLGSFRGCFFINTSAEFSEPSSDISLYCRDHKRQVHQVITKFMPNSDPLFIDAVCIMQEGVITAAYVANDHTAAKKSIEILKKLRQSF, encoded by the coding sequence ATGAGTAAAAAACGCCAACTATTAATCGATACAGCTTTAGACCTTTTCTACATGTATGGAATAAATTCCATCGGGATAAACGAAATACTCAAAGTTTCAGGCGTAGCAAAAAAAACACTTTATAGTCACTTTGAAAGTAAAGACGCATTAATACTGGCTGCACTTGAACAAAGACATTTGATTTTTATTGACTGGCTAGAAGATAAACTTCAAAGAGCAAATACAGATGAAGACCTTGTATCTAGGTTATTTATAGCATTAGAAGCTTGGATAGCTAATACAGACCCTAAACTTGGTAGCTTTCGTGGCTGTTTCTTTATTAATACATCAGCGGAGTTTAGTGAACCAAGTAGTGATATCTCACTTTATTGCCGTGATCATAAACGGCAGGTTCATCAAGTTATCACTAAATTTATGCCCAATAGCGATCCTCTTTTTATTGATGCCGTTTGTATTATGCAAGAAGGCGTTATTACTGCAGCTTATGTTGCTAATGATCATACAGCAGCGAAGAAGAGCATTGAAATCCTTAAAAAGCTAAGGCAGAGTTTTTAG
- a CDS encoding HPP family protein → MNKLIPHLIAGLGASIAIGLLSFLDTNLTNVVLIMAPFGATAVLVFGLPDSPLAQPKNVVFGHLITAFIGLFFVHFIEVSPLTLGLATGIGVSAMLMSKTTHPPAGANPLLIMLSGQSLGWFFLVTPVLIGALVIVLIGKFMQELQKKFN, encoded by the coding sequence ATGAACAAACTTATACCACATTTAATCGCTGGACTTGGGGCCTCTATTGCGATTGGTCTACTCTCATTTCTGGATACAAATCTGACAAATGTTGTACTGATTATGGCTCCATTTGGGGCCACTGCAGTGCTTGTTTTTGGTTTGCCTGACAGTCCTTTAGCGCAGCCCAAAAATGTAGTATTTGGTCACTTGATCACTGCATTTATAGGTTTGTTTTTTGTGCATTTTATTGAGGTGTCGCCGTTAACCTTAGGTTTAGCTACGGGAATAGGTGTGAGTGCAATGTTAATGTCAAAAACAACTCATCCACCTGCTGGCGCTAATCCATTATTAATTATGCTATCCGGTCAAAGTTTGGGCTGGTTTTTTCTAGTTACACCTGTTCTAATCGGTGCGCTAGTTATCGTCTTGATTGGTAAATTTATGCAAGAATTACAAAAGAAATTTAACTGA
- a CDS encoding DMT family transporter: MGYWYLAIAIGAEVIATLALKASDGFSHSTSSTVCVIGYAVAFYFLSLVLKTVPVGIAYAIWAGMGIVLIASISAVIYKQIPDAPAIIGMVLILAGVLVINVFSKTVSH, encoded by the coding sequence ATGGGTTACTGGTATTTGGCTATAGCTATAGGTGCAGAAGTTATCGCAACATTAGCACTTAAAGCATCAGATGGTTTTTCTCATTCAACCTCTAGTACGGTTTGTGTTATTGGGTATGCAGTTGCATTTTACTTCTTATCCTTGGTATTAAAAACTGTGCCTGTGGGTATCGCTTATGCCATTTGGGCAGGCATGGGAATAGTCTTAATAGCATCAATCAGTGCTGTAATTTACAAACAAATACCAGATGCTCCCGCCATAATCGGTATGGTATTAATATTAGCGGGTGTCCTTGTTATTAATGTATTTTCAAAGACGGTGAGCCATTGA
- a CDS encoding DUF6058 family natural product biosynthesis protein, protein MELIKYLNDNFFTKKELLDVSKVTELELLSYQNDRLMPKCSYKLTLNVKSDSFFGVHNDEQEIEYYAKGYASWLAIVQSLKSPESIYAIFYNRYKIAIENLKEQGHYSISYKLKSGLDEHIKEEWNNFLNGIYGLCTQTGLPEDIAAKEFSILEINEISEFNELTSQQMNKLTLAVNLLDSVSSLFAPHERLKSSRHRLVNEIRRKYKLPNNQITK, encoded by the coding sequence ATGGAACTTATAAAATATCTGAATGATAATTTCTTCACCAAAAAGGAATTGCTCGATGTTTCAAAAGTTACCGAACTAGAATTATTAAGCTATCAAAATGATAGGCTAATGCCAAAGTGCTCTTATAAGTTAACGCTAAATGTAAAAAGTGATTCATTCTTCGGTGTTCATAATGATGAGCAAGAAATTGAGTATTATGCTAAAGGTTATGCTTCTTGGTTAGCGATTGTTCAATCATTAAAATCCCCTGAATCTATTTACGCTATATTTTATAATCGTTATAAGATAGCAATTGAAAACCTTAAAGAACAAGGTCACTATTCTATTAGTTATAAACTAAAAAGTGGACTGGATGAGCACATTAAAGAAGAGTGGAATAACTTTTTGAATGGTATTTATGGTTTATGTACCCAAACAGGCTTACCTGAAGATATTGCAGCTAAAGAGTTTTCAATCCTTGAAATTAACGAGATTTCAGAGTTCAATGAGTTAACCTCTCAACAGATGAATAAGCTAACTCTAGCTGTTAATCTCTTAGATTCAGTGAGTTCATTATTTGCACCACATGAACGACTTAAAAGTTCAAGGCATAGATTGGTAAATGAAATCCGTCGTAAATATAAGCTACCAAATAACCAAATAACCAAATAA
- a CDS encoding aminopeptidase P N-terminal domain-containing protein, with translation MSCDLYQTRRKALYDQLPEGSFVILAGYSQKVRSKNIKYHFRQDNDFLYLTGFAEPDAVALLCSDKTKDSGFNYSLFCRPKDKAQEVSFGERAGIHGAITDFNADEAYDIAELEAVLLSQLASHQHIFICDELGRFSSRVMDWMNHQRNTASFDTIKQHLSVTPLAKVLHPMRVIKSPDEIAKIKAAVKASTDAHMTVMKACKPGINEAELAATFNFTIAKYGATDVAYPNIVASGNNACCLHYEENCCTVEDGQILLIDAGAELAHYASDITRSYPVNGTFTREQKAIYSLVLTALDSAIAQVKPGASWNRLHETCMEVMAKGLLELGLLSGNIDDIMKNETYKRFTVHKTGHWLGMDVHDVGPYHDEQAQWRKLEPGMTFTIEPGIYIPLSATDVPEGYRGMGIRIEDDILVTQTGHENLSVKVPRTIAEIENIMAK, from the coding sequence ATGAGCTGTGATTTATACCAAACAAGAAGAAAAGCCCTATACGACCAACTGCCCGAAGGCAGTTTTGTCATTCTTGCTGGCTATAGCCAGAAAGTTCGCAGTAAGAACATCAAGTATCATTTCAGGCAAGACAATGACTTTCTCTATCTGACCGGCTTTGCCGAACCCGATGCCGTAGCCCTACTCTGCTCCGATAAGACTAAAGATTCAGGCTTTAATTACAGCTTATTTTGCCGCCCTAAAGATAAAGCCCAGGAAGTCAGTTTCGGAGAACGCGCCGGCATCCATGGAGCCATCACGGATTTTAATGCCGATGAGGCTTATGATATTGCCGAATTAGAGGCTGTACTGCTCTCACAGCTTGCATCCCATCAACACATTTTCATCTGCGATGAGCTGGGCCGCTTCTCAAGTCGAGTCATGGACTGGATGAATCATCAAAGAAACACAGCCTCATTCGATACCATAAAACAGCACCTCAGCGTGACTCCCCTGGCCAAAGTGCTTCATCCGATGAGAGTAATAAAGAGCCCAGATGAGATAGCTAAGATCAAAGCCGCAGTCAAAGCGTCTACCGACGCTCATATGACCGTGATGAAAGCCTGTAAACCTGGGATAAATGAAGCGGAACTCGCAGCCACCTTTAACTTTACCATAGCCAAATATGGCGCTACCGATGTGGCTTATCCCAATATCGTCGCCTCGGGCAACAATGCCTGTTGTCTGCATTATGAAGAAAACTGCTGCACAGTCGAAGACGGTCAGATACTGCTTATTGATGCCGGCGCCGAACTCGCTCACTATGCATCTGATATCACCCGCAGTTATCCGGTAAATGGCACGTTCACAAGGGAACAAAAAGCCATTTATAGTCTGGTATTAACCGCCCTAGATTCAGCCATAGCACAAGTTAAACCCGGCGCTAGCTGGAACCGCCTCCATGAAACTTGCATGGAAGTGATGGCCAAAGGTTTACTGGAACTTGGTCTGTTAAGCGGTAATATTGATGACATAATGAAAAATGAAACCTATAAACGTTTCACTGTTCACAAGACAGGTCATTGGCTTGGCATGGATGTTCATGATGTGGGTCCCTATCACGATGAACAAGCCCAGTGGCGAAAACTTGAGCCTGGTATGACATTTACCATAGAGCCAGGGATCTATATCCCCCTATCGGCAACCGATGTCCCCGAGGGCTACCGTGGCATGGGAATACGCATCGAAGATGATATATTAGTCACCCAAACAGGCCATGAAAACCTATCGGTAAAGGTGCCACGCACCATTGCCGAAATAGAAAATATTATGGCAAAGTAA
- the gmhB gene encoding D-glycero-beta-D-manno-heptose 1,7-bisphosphate 7-phosphatase, whose product MSPAVFLDRDGVINIDHGYVHQVDDFEYVEGVFDACRSLKEMGYKLAVVTNQSGIARGMYSEDQFHSLTEWMDWNFADKGVELDGIYYCPHHAEKGLGDYKQDCDCRKPKPGMMLTAAEFLSIDLSQSVMVGDKRDDMLAAKAAGIPTRILVRTGKSVTDEAIAAATIVLDSIADVPAYLKSC is encoded by the coding sequence GTGAGCCCAGCAGTTTTTTTAGACAGAGATGGTGTGATCAATATCGATCATGGTTATGTGCATCAGGTTGATGACTTTGAGTACGTAGAAGGTGTATTCGATGCGTGTCGCTCTCTTAAAGAGATGGGGTATAAGCTGGCTGTGGTAACCAATCAATCGGGTATTGCGCGTGGCATGTATAGTGAAGATCAATTTCATAGCCTAACCGAATGGATGGATTGGAACTTCGCCGATAAAGGCGTCGAACTCGATGGCATTTATTATTGCCCCCATCACGCCGAGAAGGGCTTAGGTGATTACAAGCAAGATTGTGATTGTCGTAAACCAAAACCCGGCATGATGTTAACCGCGGCTGAATTTCTTAGTATAGATCTGAGTCAGTCAGTTATGGTCGGAGATAAGCGAGATGATATGTTGGCAGCTAAAGCGGCTGGTATCCCCACTCGAATTCTGGTTCGCACCGGCAAGTCAGTCACAGATGAAGCCATTGCCGCCGCGACGATAGTGCTCGACTCTATAGCCGATGTACCTGCATACCTTAAAAGCTGTTAG